A stretch of DNA from Sphingomonas ginkgonis:
CTGGCGCGAGACCGTCGGCAGGAGGATGGTGCCGAGCCCGATACCGATCAGGCCGAGCGGAAGCTGGTTCAATCGGTCGGCGTAATAGATGTAGGAGATCGACCCCGCGCCCAGCAGGCCGCCCGCCAGCGCGGTCGAGATGGCGAGATTGACCTGCACCGCGCCGGCGCCGATGGCAGCAGGGAGGATCAGCTTGAGCAGCTGGCGGAGGTCGTCGTCGATGCGCGGCCGGCGGATCGCCAGGCTGACCTTCGCCTGGCGGCAGGCGAGCATCAGCCAGCCGAGCTGGAGCACCCCGCCGACGGTGACCGATACCGCCTGCGCGCGGGCGGTCTGGTAGGCATCGTGGCCGTGAAAGAACCAGAGTGCGACGATCATCGCGATGTTGAGGAGGATCGGCGCTGCGGCGTTGACCCAGAAGCGGCTGAGCGAGTTGAGAATGCCGCCGAGCAGCGAGGCCAGGCTGATCAGCATCAGATAGGGGATGGTGATCCGCGACAGGGTCACGGCGAAGGCGAACTGTTGCGGGGTGGGATCCTTGAACCCGCCCGACAGGCCCCACGTGATCGGCCACGCCGCCACCATCATCACGACCGTGAAGAGGAGCAGCACCGGCAGCAGAACCGCGAGGGTCTGCTCCGCGAAGCGCAGGCCCGCCTGGAGATCGTCCGCCTCGCCGACCTTGCGGTTGAACATGGGAATGAACGCCGCGGAGAAGGCGCCCTCCGCGAACAGCGCGCGGAACATGTTCGGCAAGCGAAAGGCCACGAAGAAGGCGTCCGACGCGAAGCTCGCCCCGACATAGCTGGCCTGCAGCGTGTCGCGGACCAGCGCGAGCACCCGGCTGACCAGCGTCAGGCCGCCGATCGTGCCCGTCGCCTTGAGGAGGTTCATGGCGCCGAGCGCTTCCTGCTAGCCAGCGCTTACTGGACAGTGGGCGTGCCGTCGCCCTCGGTGCCGCCCGGCTGCTGCTGCGCAGCCTCGAGCTGCTGCATGTAGAGCGCGCCGAAGTCGATCGGGTCGAGCATCAGCGGCGGGAAGCCGCAGTCCTGGACCGCGGCGGCGACCACTTGACGGGCGAACGGGAAAAGCAGCCGCGGCGCCTCGGCGAGCAGGAATGGGGCGAGCGCCTCCTCCGGAACGTTGCGGAGCCCGAACAGCCCGGCATAGCTGAGGTCGACCATGAAGTGGACGCCGCTGGTGGAGCGCGCCGAGGCCTCGATCTTCAGCACGACCTCATGGACCTCGTCGGAGACGCGGTTGACCGACAGGTTGAACTGGACGTCGATCTGCGCCTGCTCGTTCCACTGGAAAACGGCCGGCGAGCTGGGGTTCTCGACCGAGAGATCCTTGATGTACTGCGCCAGCGTCGCCGCCTGCGGCGTTTCGCCTTCGGCACCGCCGTTGCTGGGAATCGAGTCCTGTTCGGCCATCGTCGTTCGTCGCCTTGGTCTGGAGTTTCAGTGCCTTGCCCACGCGATCTGAGCGCGTCGTGCAACTGGTCGGCGCGACTAGCAGCCGCTCCGGTGCGGCGCAATGGCGCGGAAAATGGACCCGGGGCTTTGAACGCACGTTGTGATTGCCTATGTTGAGCCAAGCTCGTGATCGGAACGGACATTGACTGCCATCGTCATTCTTGCCCTCGTTGCCATCTTCATCGGCCTGCGCCTTTATAGTGTGCTGGGCGAACGGACCGGCCATGAGCAGCAGCCGATCCTCAAGCCGGCCGAATCCGATGCCCGCATCGATGCTCGGGCTCCGAGTGCGGCGCCGGCTGCGCAGAGCAGCATCGATCCCGCCGACCTCGCGTATCTCCCGACGGCCGGGCCCGGTGTCCGCGCCATGCTGTCGGCCGACCCGAGCTTCGACGTTGCCCGCTTCCTTGAAGGAGCGCAGGCTGCCTACCGGATGATCCTCGAGGGGTTCTGGAAGGGCGATCTGTCAAGCGTCCGCGACCATGTCGACCCGCACGTTCTCGACACGTTCGAGCAGGCGATCGCCGATCGCCACGCCGCCGGTCATGTGATCGACAATCGCCTGGTAGCGATTGAGCAGGCGGTCATTGCCTCGGCGGAGCTGGCGAAGAGCGTCGCCACCGTCGCGGTGCGCTTCGAAGCTGACATCGCCGCTGTGACCCGTGACGCCGAGGGGCAGGTTATCGCCGGCAGCCTCAGCGACGCGGTCCAGACCCGCGACCTGTGGACCTTCCGCCGCGACACCGCTAGCCGCGACCCCAACTGGGTGCTGATCGAGACCGACGAAGACCAGTGAGGCTATCGTCCAGGGCGCTCGCCGCCGCGACCGCGTTGCTTCTCTCGGCCTGCGCCACGCGCCAGCCGCCTATCGTTGCTGTTCCCGTACCAACGCCTTCGCCAGCGCCCGCCCCGGCTCCACCGCCGCCTCCGCCACCAACTGCCCTGCAGCTCGGACTGACGGCTGCTGCGCCGATGACGGTCGACGAGGGGGTCGCCCAGCGCGCGCTCGTCGCCTTCCGGATCAGCTGTCCTTCGCTGATGCGGCGCAAGGACGGCAGCCTGCTCACTGCGACAATCGACTGGCAGCCTGTCTGCACGGCAGCCTCTACCGTTGTTCCCGGTGGGGCAGCGGCCTTCTTCCGCGACAATTTCGAATGGGACCGGCTCGGCGAGGGCAAACTGTTTGCGACCGGTTATTACGAGCCGGAGATAGCCGGCACTCGCGTCGCCCAAACCGGCTATGCCGTTCCGGTCTATCGCACACCGCCGGATCTGGTCCGCTGCACGCGTGCCGACGGGACGAGCGGGCGAGGGCGGCTTGATCCGGTGACCAGCCAGTGCCTGCCTTATTATACCCGCGCGGAAATCGAGGACGGAGTGCTCGCCAACAAGGGGCTGGAGCTCGGCTGGGCCGCGGACCCGGTCGACCTCTTCTTCGTCGAGATTCAGGGCTCCGGGCGGCTGGTCGACCCGGCCGGCAACGTTGTCCGGATCGGCTACGACAACCAGAACGGCCAGACTTACGTCGCGATCGGCAAGCTGCTCCGCGACCGCGGGATCCTGCCGCCGGGCGGCGCCAACATGGAGGCGATCAAGGCCTGGCTCCGCGCCAATCCGGACCAGGGTCGAGCCCTGATGCGCGAGAACCTCAGCTACATCTTCTTCAAGGAACTGACCGGCACCGGTCCGCTCGGGGCGCTCGGCGTTCCCGTGACCGCGCAGGCGACAGTTGCTGCCGACCCGCTCTACACGCCGCTCGGAGCACCCGTGTTCGTGCAGGCCGATCGTCCGGAAATCAACGGCCTGTGGGTGGCGCAGGACGTGGGCGGCGCAATCAAGGGTGCCAATCGCTTCGACACCTTCTGGGGCGCGGGTGCGGATGCGACCAGGATCGCTGGTGGCATGGCCGCCAAGGGGCAAGCGCTTCTCCTTCTTCCCAAAGGGTCGGCCGCAAAGGCGCTCGCCGCCCGTGCCGCGACCCCGCCGGCCGCGGCCAGTGCGCAAGCTCAACCCTGAGGAAGCCGAGCTGTGGGGGCGGGTGACAGCCAGCATCCGGCCGCTGCACCGCGATCGACCCGCGCCTTTACTCGAGCGGAATGCTGCGCCTGATACGCAGCCGAGGCCGCCCAAGCCGCTCATCCCCGACAAGGTCCGCAGCCCGCCGCCGCGTCCGACGACGCCTCCGCTTTCGCGAGTGCAACCGATCCAGGCGCAAACCCTCGACGGTCACTGGGATCGCCGACTGCGTTCCGGTACGGTGGTCCCGGACCAGGTTCTGGACCTCCACGGCCATAATCTCGACGGCGCATGGAGCGCGATCGACCGTACGCTCGAACATGCCATCGCGCGCGGCGACCGGGTGGTGCTGCTGGTGACTGGCCATGCCCGCAAGGGCGAGCCGCCGATCGCCCGCGGACGCATCCGCGCGGCGGTGCACGACTGGCTGGCAGCGTCCCGCCATGCTCCGAGCATCGCCGCGGTCCGCGACGCGCATCGCCGGCACGGCGGTGGGGGAAGCCTCTACCTCATCTTGCGGCGGGGCAGCTGAGTACGCATGCTTTGTTAACCCTTCCCATTTAGGGCTGCGCACCGGGCGCGGATCAGACCGCGGCAGGGAACCACGGCGGCGATGAAGGAAGGGTCAGCGCAGAAACTCTCCAACGCGCTGCTGTCGACAGCAGCGGGCGTGGCGAGCTTCGTCTTCTCGCTGAGCGTCTTCCTCTACATCACCGAATTCGACGAGAAGGTCGCGGCTTCGGTGGTCGCGGGCGTGTTCTGCCTGATGGTCAGCTATGTCGCGTCGGAGCGGCCCAACAGCGAGTCGGCACGCGCTCTGGCCGCGCTGGGCGACCGACTGATGGCGATCGAGGACGGCGACCTCGTCTCTCCCGCGCCGGCAATTGTCCAGCGCACCATGCCCCAGCTTGCCGGGGCGGTCGACACCCTCTTTGCCGAGGTCCGTTCGTCGATCGAGAACGCGCACGCGCTCGGCATGTATGACCCGGTGACCTCGCTGCCCAACCGCCTACACTTCCGGGCCGAGGCCGACCGGCTTCTGGCGGAAGCGCCGGCCGGGATGGCGTCGGCAATGCTGTTCGTCGACCTTGACCGCTTCAAGGCCGTCAACGACAGCCTGGGCCACGCTCGCGGCGACCAGCTGCTGGTGATGGTCGCCAATCGACTTCGGGTCGTGGTGACCGGCGAGAGCGACACCAACGGCCCACGTCCCTTGCTCGCGCGGCTGGCCGGGGACGAGTTTACCCTTTTCTTCCCGCAGCTCAGCGCCATCTCGGAAGTCGAGCGGCTGGCGAGACGCGCGGTGCTGGCGGTCGGCGAGCCGTTCGAGCTCAGCGGCCACAGCATTGACATCGGCGCCTCGATCGGAGTCGCCGTCGCGCCCGCGCATGGGAACAGCATCGAAGCGCTCATGCGCGCGGCGGACATCGCCATGTACCGCGCCAAGTCGCGCGGCGGCGGGCAGCACTGCCTGTTCAGCGAGGAACTGGCGGCCGAGCATCACCAGAAGGTCGAAACCGAGAAGGCTCTGACCGAGGCGGTTCAGCGCGGCGAGTTCCTGCTCGCGCTGCAGCCGCAGCTCAGCCTTGCGACGGGCGAGATCACGGGCGCTGAGGCACTTCTGCGCTGGAACCACCCGCGCGACGGAATGCGGCTGCCCTCCAGCTTCATCCCCGTCGCCGAGCAAACCGGGATCATCGCCGAGATCGGCGACTGGGTCATCGCCGAGTGCGCGTCGATGCTGTCGGCCTGGCGGGCGGAAGGTCAGGCGCGCCGGTTGGCGTTCAATATCAGCCCTCGCCAGCTCGACCGACAGGACTTCTTCCCGCGGCTGCGTGCCAGCTTCACCGAGAACGGCGTGCCGCTATCGATGGTCGAACTGGAGTTCACCGAGAGCGCCGCGATGGAGGTCCGGGAGGACGTTCTCGACGAGATCGCCGGGCTGCGCGCCGAGGGCGCGACCATCGCCATCGACGATTTCGGCACCGGCTACTCCAACATCGCCCGGCTGCGCTCGATGCCGCTCGACCGGGTCAAGCTCGACCCGTCATTGATCGCCGATATCGAGAGCAGCGAGCAGGCGCGGGTAGTGGTCCAAGCAGTCGTCGAACTGATCAAGGGCGTCGGGTGCGAGATTGTTGCGGAGGCCGTTGAGACGGTCGCCCAGGCGGACCTCCTGCGCGCGATGGGCGTGCACACGGTCCAGGGCTTCGTCTTCGCCCAGCCGATGTTCGAGGAGGAATTCCTCGCCTGGACCAGCAACAGCGAGCGCGGTGCCCGCTCCGTCGGCTGAGCGGCGGAGGCGGGCACCGGCGGTCGAAAGCGCCCGCTACCAGACCTTCACGCGCTTGTCGAGCGCGAGATAGAGCTTCTGCCCCGGCTGGACGTTGAAAGCGGCGTACCAGGGATCGAGGTTGCGGACCGTCTGGACCCGCCACGGGCCCGGCGCATGGACATCGGTGGCGACCCGCGCGCGCAGCGCCGCGTCGCGCAGCTTGCCGCTGTGCGATTGCCCATAGGCGAGGAAGAAGCGCTGGTCGCCGGTCATGCCGTCGATCACCGGCGAGGGCTTGCCGTTGAGCGACGCCTTCCAGGCGTCGTAGGCGGCGGCGAGCCCGGCGACGTCGGCGATGTTCTCGCCCAGCTCCTGCTCCCCGTTGAGCTTCAGCCCGGGAAGCGCCTGATAGGCGCTGTACTGCGCCGCCAGCGCAGCGCCGGCCTGCTTGAAGTGGGCGAGGTCGGCCGGGGTCCACCAGTTGCGCAGCCGCCCGGTGCTGTCGAAGGTCGCGCCGAGATTGTCGAAGCTGTGACTGATCTCGTGGCCGATCACCGAGCCGATCGCGCCATAGTTGGCGGCGCTGTCGGCCCTGGGATCGTAAAAGCCCTGGTCGAGGATCGCGGCCGGGAAGTTCAGCGCGTTCTGCAGCGGCAGGTTCACCGCGTTGACCGTCTGCGGCGTCATCCACCACTCGTTCTTGTCGACCGGACGGCCGATCTTGGCGAGCTGGGTCTGGTAGTTGGCCAGCCGGGCGCGATCGAGATTGCCGTAGGCGTCGCCGGTCTGGACGGTGAGGTTGCCGTAGTCGCGCCACTTGTCCGGATAGCCGATGCCGACCGCCATGGTGGCGACCTTCTTCTTCGCCTCGTCCTTTGTCGCGGGCGCCATCCAGCTCAGCGCGTCGATCCGCTTCACCAGCGCCGCCTTGATGTTCCGGACCATGCTGTCGATGTCCGCCTTCGACGAGGCGGGGAAGAACTTGTCGGCATAAAGCTTGCCGACCGCGTCCCCGAGCGCGGCGTTGGTCATCGCGAGCGCCCGCTTGTCGCGGCTGCGCTGCTGCGGCTGGCCGTTCACCGTGGTGCCGTAGAAGGCGAAGTGCGCGTCGTCGAACGCCTTGGGCAGCACGTCGGTCATCTGGTTGGCGCGGTGGAACGCCAGCCAGTCTTTCCAGACCTCGAGCGGCTGCGAGTTCACCAGCGCAGCCAGCTTGGTCACGGAGCCCGGTTGCCAGACGATGAAGTCCTGCTGGCTGCCAAGCCCGGCGGCGCCGAACAGCCGGCCCCAGTCGAGGCCCGGCGCCTTACGGTCGAAGTCGGCGCGCTTCCACGGGTTGTTGGCCTTGAAGCTGTCCTGGCTGTCCTGCAGCGATTCATGCGCCTGCGCGATCATGTTCTCGAGCGCGACCACCTTCTGCGCGCGCGCCTCCGCGTTGGGCAGGCCGGAGAGCGTCATGATCTTCGCGACATAGGGTGCGTAGGCGGAACGGATTTTGGCCATGTTGCCGTCGGACGAGAGGTAATAGTCGCGGTCGGGCAGCCCGATCCCGCCCTGCATGACGTAGGGGACCGACTTCGAGGGGTCCTCGAACGCCTGGGTGACGAAGATCCCGAACAGGTTCTCGGTATGGAAGTTGGTGTTGTTGATGGGGTCGGCGTCGGCACGCAGCGTTCCGCCGATCGCCTGCGCCAGCGCGCCCTTGTCGGCGATCGCCTCGATCCGGTCGATGTCCGTCTTGAGCGGCGCGACGCCCTTCTGCTCGATCGCATTGGTATCGAGATAGGCGTTGTAGAAGTTGGCGATCCGCGCCTCGTTGCTGCCCGCGGCGGGGTTGGCCTTGGCGAGCCCCTGGATAAGCTCGGCGCCGCGCTTCTCGGCGGTGTCGTTGACGACCGAGAAGCTGGAGATGTTCGACTTGTCCTGCGGGATCTCGGTGTTCTTCTGCCAGGTCCCGTTGGCATATTCGTTGAAGTCGTCGCCGGGCCTGGTGCCCTTGTCCAACCATGCCGTATTGACGCCGGACTGGCTGCCCGCCTGCTTCTGCTCGGCGGCGGACTGGTTGTTGGTCTGGCTGTAGCTGCAGGCGCCCAGCGCGAGGGCGGATGCGGCGAGCAGAAGGACGGTACGGTTCATCGGCAACTCTTCCCAGAAGTTCAGGCCTGCTTTGCAAGCGGGGCCGCAGCGGCTACGCGACCTTTTTTCGACGAACGGACAAGCAAGCAGGCATGAGCGCGCCGCGACTGGACAGTAAAATTCCGCCCGACAGCGAACAGTTCCGAGCCCGCTCGGTGCACAATCGGGAACTGGTCGACAAGCTCCGCGCCGATGTTGCCGAGGCCGCGCTGGGCGGGACCGCGAAGAGCCGGGAGCGGCATGTCGCGCGCGGCAAGCTGCTGCCGCGCGACCGGGTCGAACGGCTGCTCGACCCGGGTTCGCCCTTTCTCGAGATTGGCCAGCTCGCGGCGTGCGACCTGTACGACGGCGAGGTGCCCGGAGCGGGGCTGATCGCGGGCATCGGCCGGGTTACGGGACGGCAGGCGATGATCGTCTGCAACGACGCCACTGTGAAGGGCGGGACCTACTACCCGCTGACGGTCAAGAAGCACCTCCGGGCGCAGGAGATCGCGCAGGAGAACCGGCTCCCCTGCATCTACCTCGTCGACAGCGGGGGTGCTAACCTGCCGCACCAGGCCGAGGTATTTCCCGACCGCGACCATTTCGGCCGGATCTTCTTCAACCAGGCCAACATGAGCGCGCTCGGCATTCCGCAGATCGCCTGCGTGATGGGCAGCTGCACCGCCGGCGGCGCCTATGTCCCGGCGATGAGCGACGAGACGGTGATCGTCCGCAACCAGGGCACGATCTTTCTCGCCGGGCCGCCGCTGGTGAAGGCGGCGACCGGCGAGGTGATCAGCGCCGAGGACCTGGGCGGGGGCGATCTCCATGCGCGCAAGTCGGGCGTCGCGGACCATCTCGCCGAGCATGACGAGCATGCGCTGACGATCGTCCGCGACATCATGTCGACGCTGCCCGAGCAGCAGCCGGCGCTGCCGTCGCGCGAGCCGCGGCCGCCGGCGTTCGACCCGGAGGAACTCTACGGCATCATCCCCGAGGACGTGCGCGCGCCCTACGACGTTCACGAGGTGATCGCGCGGATCGTCGACGGTTCCGAGTTCCACGAGTTCAAGCCGCTCTACGGCACCACCCTGGTGTGCGGCTTCGCGCATATCTGGGGCATGCCGGTGGCGATCCTCGCCAACAACGGCGTCCTGTTCAGCGAGAGCGCGGTCAAGGGCGCGCACTTCATCGAGCTCGCCTGCCAGCGCCGCGTGCCGCTGCTGTTCCTGCAGAACATCAGCGGCTTCATGGTCGGCGGCAAGTTCGAGTCCGAGGGCATCGCCAAACATGGCGCCAAGCTGGTCACCGCGGTGGCGACCGCGCAGGTGCCGAAGGTCACGGTGCTGATCGGCGGCAGCTTCGGGGCGGGTAACTACGGGATGGCCGGGCGCGCCTACAGCCCGCGCTTTCTGTTCAGCTGGCCCAATTCGCGCATCAGCGTGATGGGCGGCGAGCAGGCCGCAAGCGTGCTGGCGACGGTCCACCGTGATGCCGAGAGCTGGACGGCGGAACAGGCCGAGGCGTTCAAGCAGCCGATCCGCGAAGACTACGAGGCGCAGGGCAATCCCTGGCACGCCACCGCGCGGCTGTGGGACGACGGGATCATCGACCCGGCGCAGACCCGTGACGTGCTGGGCCTCGCCTTCGCCGCCTGCCTCAACGCCCCGATCGCCGAACGCGCCCAGTTCGGCCTGTTCAGGATGTAAGCCGATGATCAAGTCGCTCCTCATCGCCAATCGCGGCGAGATCGCCTGCCGGGTCATTCGCACCGCGCGCGAACTCGGGATCCGGACGGTCGCGGTCTATTCCGACGCGGACGCGGGCGCGCTGCACGTCCGGCAGGCCGACGAGGCGGTGCACATCGGTGCCTCGCCGGCGCGCGAGTCCTATCTCGTCGGCGAGAAGATCATCGCGGCGGCCAAGGCGACCCGCGCGCAGGCGATCCATCCCGGCTACGGCTTCCTGTCGGAGAACGCCGACTTCGCGCAGGCGGTGCTCGACGCCGGGCTGGTGTGGGTCGGGCCGAAGCCGGACTCGATCCGCGCGATGGGCTTGAAGGACGCCGCCAAGAAGCTGATGCAGCAGGCCGGAGTGCCGACCACGCCCGGCTATCTCGGCGAGGACCAGTCGCCGGCGCGGTTGCAGCAGGAAGCGGATGCGATCGGCTATCCCGTGCTGATCAAGGCGGTCGCCGGCGGCGGCGGCAAGGGGATGCGCAAGGTCGACCGGCCGGAGGACTTCGCGGACGCGCTGGAGAGTTGCCGGCGCGAGGCCGCCTCGTCGTTCGGCAACGACCAGGTGCTGCTCGAGAAATACATCCTCTCGCCGCGGCACATCGAGGTGCAGGTGTTCGGCGATGCGCACGGCCATGTCGTCCACCTGTTCGAGCGGGACTGCTCGCTGCAGCGGCGGCACCAGAAGGTGATCGAGGAGGCGCCCGCGCCGGGCATGGACGAGGAGACCCGGGCGGCGGTGTGCGGCGCGGCGGTGCGGGCGGCGCAGGCGGTGAACTACGAGGGCGCGGGGACGATCGAGTTCATCGCCGATGCGTCCGAGGGGCTGCGCGCCGACCGCATCTGGTTCATGGAGATGAACACCCGGCTGCAGGTCGAGCATCCGGTTACGGAGGAGATCACCGGGCAGGACCTGGTCGAGTGGCAGCTGCGGGTCGCGAGCGGCGAGCCGCTGCCGCTCGCGCAGGACGAGCTGGCGATCGACGGCCACGCGATCGAGGCGCGGCTCTATGCCGAGGATCCGGCGCGCGGTTTTCTTCCGAGCGTGGGCCGGCTCGAGCATTTCGACCTGGGCGAGGCGGAGCGGATCGAGACCGGGGTGGAGGAGGGCGACACCATCTCGCCTTTCTACGACCCGATGATCGCCAAGCTGATCGCCTGGGGCGAGGACCGCGACGAGGCGATCGACCGGCTGGCTGAAGTGCTCGACGGGGTCGAGGTCTGGCCGGTCCGGACCAACGCCGGCTTCCTCAGCCATGCGCTGCTCGACGAGGACTTCATCGACGGCATCCTCGATACGGGGTTCATCGAGAGGAAGCTGGCGCGGCTGGTGCCGGAGGTCGAGCCGGGTCCCGAGGTGCTGAGCGGGGCGGCGATGGTCGCGCTAGCGCAGGACGAGGGCGACGAGCGCGCGGTCGGGTTGGCCGGGTTCCGGCTCAACGCCGAGCCGCGCCTGTCGGTGGCGCTCGGGCGCGAGGGCCACTTCGTCGAGGCGCGCCCGGCGGGCGGGCCGACCGACGTGTCGGGCTTCCGCGACGGCGAGCGGGTAGTGGTGTTCCGCGAGGGGCAGGCGTTCGAGTTCATGCTGGCCGACCGCGGCTCGGTCGAGGGCGGGACGGCGTCGGGAACGGTGGTCGCGCCGATGCCGGGCAAGGTCACCAGCGTCGAGGTGACGGCCGGAACGCGGGTCGCCAAGGGACAGCGGCTGCTCACGCTCGAGGCGATGAAGATGGAGCATGGGCTGGTGGCGCCGGTCGACGGAACGGTGACGGAGCTGAATGCCGAGGCGGGTCAGCAGGTTGCGGTCGATGCCGTGCTGGCGCGGGTTGAGCCGGACGCGGCAAGCGCATAGGGCGGCTCGCGAACTCCCGCTCTCCCTGGGGCGCGGCAAGCTAGGCGGAGCGCTTGATGGCTGACCAGTATGACGTGATCGTTCTCGGCTCCGGGCCGGGGGGCTATGTGGCGGCGATCCGCTGCGCCCAGCTCGGTCTCAAGACCGCGATCGTCGAGCGCGAGAACCTCGGCGGAATCTGCCTCAACTGGGGCTGCATTCCGACCAAGGCGCTGCTCCGCTCGGCCGAGGTGCTCCACTACATGGAGCACGCCGACGCCTATGGGCTGGTCGCCGCCGGGGAAGCGAAGGCGGACCTTGGGAAGGTCGTGGCGCGCAGCCGGGCGGTCGCCAAGCAGCTCAACCAGGGCGTCACGCACCTGATGAAGAAGAACAAGATCGCGGTGCACATGGGGACGGGGGCCCTGACCGCGAAGGACCGGATCAAGGTGACCGGCGCTGACGGCAAGGCGACCGAGCTCGCCGCCAAGCACATCATCGTCGCCACCGGGGCCCGGGCACGCGACCTGCCGTTCGCCAAGGCCGATGGCGAGCGGATCTGGACCTACCGTCACGCGATGACCCCCAAGGCCATGCCGACCGAGCTGCTGGTGATCGGCTCGGGCGCGATCGGGATCGAGTTCGCCAGCTTCTACAACGACATGGGCGCCAAGGTGACGGTCGTCGAGATGGTCGACCGGATCGTCCCCGTCGAGGATGCCGAGATCAGCGACGCGCTTGCCAAGTCGCTGACCAAGCAGGGCATCACCATCCACGCCGGCGCCGGGGTCGAGAGCCTCAAGAGCGACGGGCAGGGGATCGCGGCGACGATCAAGATGAAGGACGGCAAGTCGGCCGAGCACCGCTTCAGCCATTGCATCGTCGCGGTCGGGATCGTTCCCAACACCGAGAACATCGGGCTCGACACGCTCGGCGTCGCGATGGACCGCGGGTTCGTCAAGATCGATGCCATGTGCCGCACCAACGTTCCGGGCATCTGGGCGATCGGCGACATCGGTCCGCCGCCCTGGCTGGCGCACAAGGCGAGCCACGAGGGGATCATCGCCGCGGAGGCGATCGCCCAGGCGCTCGGCAACAAGGACGTCCATCCGCATGCGATGGACGTGACCAACATCCCGGGTTGCACCTACTGCCACCCGCAGGTCGCCAGCGTCGGCCTGACCGAGGCCAAGGCGAAGGAAGCCGGGCACGAGGTGAGGGTCGGCAAGTTCCCCTTCATCGGCAACGGCAAGGCCATCGCGCTGGGCGAGGTCGAGGGCTTCGTGAAGACGGTGTTCGACGCCAAGACGGGCGAGCTGCTGGGCGCGCACATGATCGGCGCCGAGGTCACCGAGCTGATCCAGGGCTACACGGTCGGCAAGACCGCCGAGCTGGTCGAGCAGGACTTCCAGGAAACGATCTTCCCGCACCCGACCCTGTCCGAGGCGATGCACGAGAGCGTGCTCGCGGCTTATGGCAAGGTGATCCATATCTGAGCCGCGGTGGCGGCGCTGGCCCTGGCCGGCGCTGCTCGCGCTGCTGCTCGGAGCGCAGGTGCTGGCGCTCGCCGCGCCGGGCTTTGCGCAGTACGACACGGTCGCCCAGTACCAGCAGGTCCTGAGCGGGGAGTGGGACGACTGGCATCCGCCGGCGATGGTCGCGCTGTGGAGCCTCGTCCGGCACTGGGGCCCCGGGGCGGCGCCGCTCTTCTTCGTCCAATTCGGGCTCTATGCCGTCGGCGTGGCGCTGTGGTGCGCGGCACTGTGGGCGGGCGAGCGGCGCGCCGCGGCGTGGCTGATGCTGCTGCTCGGCTTCTCCCCGCTGCTGCTCGGGTGGCAGCTGGTGGTGCTCAAGGACGCGCAGATGCTCGGCGCGCTGGTGGCCGCATCGGGGCTGGTCGGCTGGCACCGCCTGCGGAGCAGGCGCCTGCCGTTCTGGGCCGTGCTGATCGCCATGCTCCTGGTGGGCTATGCGACGCTGGTCCGGAGCAACGCCGTGTTCGCCGCCGTGCCGCTCGCCGTCCTGCTGCTGCCGCTCGAGCGCTGGTGGGTGCGGCTGGCGCTGATCGCTGGCGGCTCGCTGCTGGTGATCGGGATCACCCCGACGATCAACGGGCGGATCTTCCATGCCGAACCGACCGGGGTGGCGAACAGCCTTCCCGTCTACTCGCTCGCGGCGATCGCCGATCGAACGCCGGCGAGCGCGGTCAGCCTGTTCAGCCCCGAGGAGCGGCAGGTCATCGCGGCGAAGCATTGCGTGAAGAGCTTCTTCTGGGATTCGCTGGGCGAGCCGGAGATGTGCGGCGGCGTGGTCGAGCGAGTACAGGACCTGCCGACCGCCACACTTTACGCAGCCTTGGCGGCGGCGATCGTGCGCCATCCGCTCGCCTACGCGGAGCACCGGCTGTCGCACTGGAACATGAGCGAGCGCTGGCTCGTGCCGCCCGGACTGATCCTCGCCACCCCGCCG
This window harbors:
- the murJ gene encoding murein biosynthesis integral membrane protein MurJ, coding for MNLLKATGTIGGLTLVSRVLALVRDTLQASYVGASFASDAFFVAFRLPNMFRALFAEGAFSAAFIPMFNRKVGEADDLQAGLRFAEQTLAVLLPVLLLFTVVMMVAAWPITWGLSGGFKDPTPQQFAFAVTLSRITIPYLMLISLASLLGGILNSLSRFWVNAAAPILLNIAMIVALWFFHGHDAYQTARAQAVSVTVGGVLQLGWLMLACRQAKVSLAIRRPRIDDDLRQLLKLILPAAIGAGAVQVNLAISTALAGGLLGAGSISYIYYADRLNQLPLGLIGIGLGTILLPTVSRQLSQQREAEAMDTQNRGIELALFLTLPATIAFVFASEPIIRGLFQHGHFTALDSSRCSWALSAFSLGLPSYVLVKVLTPGYYARHDTRTPVRYAIQSVGLNLVGNLVLIPTLGRFGYGHVGPPLATALSSTVNVWMLYRTLRARGHFHSDAQLRRRVPRLAVAALVMGAALFWLAPAVDPYLTGSTLRRGLGLAVLVGGGAAVYAIACFATGAFVANDLKLLLRRRAREA
- the secB gene encoding protein-export chaperone SecB, whose amino-acid sequence is MAEQDSIPSNGGAEGETPQAATLAQYIKDLSVENPSSPAVFQWNEQAQIDVQFNLSVNRVSDEVHEVVLKIEASARSTSGVHFMVDLSYAGLFGLRNVPEEALAPFLLAEAPRLLFPFARQVVAAAVQDCGFPPLMLDPIDFGALYMQQLEAAQQQPGGTEGDGTPTVQ
- a CDS encoding Tim44/TimA family putative adaptor protein is translated as MTAIVILALVAIFIGLRLYSVLGERTGHEQQPILKPAESDARIDARAPSAAPAAQSSIDPADLAYLPTAGPGVRAMLSADPSFDVARFLEGAQAAYRMILEGFWKGDLSSVRDHVDPHVLDTFEQAIADRHAAGHVIDNRLVAIEQAVIASAELAKSVATVAVRFEADIAAVTRDAEGQVIAGSLSDAVQTRDLWTFRRDTASRDPNWVLIETDEDQ
- a CDS encoding murein transglycosylase A → MTVDEGVAQRALVAFRISCPSLMRRKDGSLLTATIDWQPVCTAASTVVPGGAAAFFRDNFEWDRLGEGKLFATGYYEPEIAGTRVAQTGYAVPVYRTPPDLVRCTRADGTSGRGRLDPVTSQCLPYYTRAEIEDGVLANKGLELGWAADPVDLFFVEIQGSGRLVDPAGNVVRIGYDNQNGQTYVAIGKLLRDRGILPPGGANMEAIKAWLRANPDQGRALMRENLSYIFFKELTGTGPLGALGVPVTAQATVAADPLYTPLGAPVFVQADRPEINGLWVAQDVGGAIKGANRFDTFWGAGADATRIAGGMAAKGQALLLLPKGSAAKALAARAATPPAAASAQAQP
- a CDS encoding Smr/MutS family protein produces the protein MQPIQAQTLDGHWDRRLRSGTVVPDQVLDLHGHNLDGAWSAIDRTLEHAIARGDRVVLLVTGHARKGEPPIARGRIRAAVHDWLAASRHAPSIAAVRDAHRRHGGGGSLYLILRRGS